A single region of the Brachypodium distachyon strain Bd21 chromosome 3, Brachypodium_distachyon_v3.0, whole genome shotgun sequence genome encodes:
- the LOC104583574 gene encoding uncharacterized protein LOC104583574 isoform X1 produces MAMASRRARSPMSPCEIALNLKFRPGDNDHIGRAIDCKPNRDRKINCPGRDYTESEVQDIEIEYMDWYCERMGVYAAARDKIIAREDYDTPFPPFPLKVFPPATTACFVDECCCYHTVFTTPRILLPLHQLLDIVRHNVCCSSSLCVCQALSPHIPLVCMEYLPFGITWTGDGIMSSTVLDMLLSRWGTRQCMKITW; encoded by the exons ATGGCAATGGCAAGCCGCCGCGCACGCTCACCG ATGAGTCCCTGTGAGATTGCCTTGAACCTCAAGTTCCGCCCAG GTGACAATGACCACATTGGCCGGGCGATTGACTGTAAGCCCAACCGCGACAGGAAGATAAACTGCCCAG GAAGGGACTACACCGAGAGCGAGGTACAGGACATAGAGATTGAATATATGGACTGGTACTGCGAGCGGATGGGAGTCTACGCGGCAGCCCGTGACAAGATTATTGCCCGGGAAGACTACGACACTCCTTTCCCTCCTTTTCCTCTCAAAGTGTTCCCTCCCGCAACAACTGCATGCTTCGTGGATGAATGCTGCTGCTACCACACAGTGTTTACAACACCCAGGATACTTCTACCA CTTCATCAACTCTTGGATATCGTACGCCACAACGTATGCTGCAGTTCTTCTCTCTGTGTTTGTCAAGCTCTGAGCCCTCATATCCCATTAGTGTGTATGGAATACTTGCCGTTCGGGATTACTTGGACAGGCGACGGAATTATGTCTTCAACTGTCCTAGATATGCTGCTGTCGAGATGGGGAACCAG GCAATGCATGAAGATCACTTGGTGA
- the LOC104583574 gene encoding uncharacterized protein LOC104583574 isoform X3 produces the protein MAMASRRARSPMSPCEIALNLKFRPGDNDHIGRAIDCKPNRDRKINCPGRDYTESEVQDIEIEYMDWYCERMGVYAAARDKIIAREDYDTPFPPFPLKVFPPATTACFVDECCCYHTVFTTPRILLPLHQLLDIVRHNVCCSSSLCVCQALSPHIPLVCMEYLPFGITWTGDGIMSSTVLDMLLSRWGTRCIY, from the exons ATGGCAATGGCAAGCCGCCGCGCACGCTCACCG ATGAGTCCCTGTGAGATTGCCTTGAACCTCAAGTTCCGCCCAG GTGACAATGACCACATTGGCCGGGCGATTGACTGTAAGCCCAACCGCGACAGGAAGATAAACTGCCCAG GAAGGGACTACACCGAGAGCGAGGTACAGGACATAGAGATTGAATATATGGACTGGTACTGCGAGCGGATGGGAGTCTACGCGGCAGCCCGTGACAAGATTATTGCCCGGGAAGACTACGACACTCCTTTCCCTCCTTTTCCTCTCAAAGTGTTCCCTCCCGCAACAACTGCATGCTTCGTGGATGAATGCTGCTGCTACCACACAGTGTTTACAACACCCAGGATACTTCTACCA CTTCATCAACTCTTGGATATCGTACGCCACAACGTATGCTGCAGTTCTTCTCTCTGTGTTTGTCAAGCTCTGAGCCCTCATATCCCATTAGTGTGTATGGAATACTTGCCGTTCGGGATTACTTGGACAGGCGACGGAATTATGTCTTCAACTGTCCTAGATATGCTGCTGTCGAGATGGGGAACCAG ATGTATCTACTAG
- the LOC104583574 gene encoding uncharacterized protein LOC104583574 isoform X2 gives MAMASRRARSPMSPCEIALNLKFRPGDNDHIGRAIDCKPNRDRKINCPGRDYTESEVQDIEIEYMDWYCERMGVYAAARDKIIAREDYDTPFPPFPLKVFPPATTACFVDECCCYHTVFTTPRILLPLHQLLDIVRHNVCCSSSLCVCQALSPHIPLVCMEYLPFGITWTGDGIMSSTVLDMLLSRWGTRNVRNVS, from the exons ATGGCAATGGCAAGCCGCCGCGCACGCTCACCG ATGAGTCCCTGTGAGATTGCCTTGAACCTCAAGTTCCGCCCAG GTGACAATGACCACATTGGCCGGGCGATTGACTGTAAGCCCAACCGCGACAGGAAGATAAACTGCCCAG GAAGGGACTACACCGAGAGCGAGGTACAGGACATAGAGATTGAATATATGGACTGGTACTGCGAGCGGATGGGAGTCTACGCGGCAGCCCGTGACAAGATTATTGCCCGGGAAGACTACGACACTCCTTTCCCTCCTTTTCCTCTCAAAGTGTTCCCTCCCGCAACAACTGCATGCTTCGTGGATGAATGCTGCTGCTACCACACAGTGTTTACAACACCCAGGATACTTCTACCA CTTCATCAACTCTTGGATATCGTACGCCACAACGTATGCTGCAGTTCTTCTCTCTGTGTTTGTCAAGCTCTGAGCCCTCATATCCCATTAGTGTGTATGGAATACTTGCCGTTCGGGATTACTTGGACAGGCGACGGAATTATGTCTTCAACTGTCCTAGATATGCTGCTGTCGAGATGGGGAACCAG GAATGTTAGGAATGTTTCATAG
- the LOC100836467 gene encoding receptor-like protein EIX2, whose amino-acid sequence MHRTASPLLMLLIISIVPFSTSGALQPHGKGCIATERAGLLSFKKGVTNDVANLLTSWHGQDCCRWRGITCSNQTGHVVELRLRNLNTHRYEDACAVAGLFGEISPSLHSLEHLEHMDLSMNCLPGPNGSFPEFLGSMENLRYLNLSGIPFVGRVPPQLGNLSKLQYLGLGSGWDGSEMYSTDITWLTNLHLLQHLSINGVNLSGIDNWPHTLNMIPSLRVISLPACLLDTANQSLPHLNLTKLEKLDLSENKFEHSISSGWFWKATSLKYLNLQGNRLYGQFPDALGNMTALQVLDLSFNSKMRTRNLKNLCSLEILYLKNNDIIGDIAVMMEGLPQCAWKKLQELDFSDNGFTGTLPNLIGKFTSLTILQLSHNNLTGSIPPGIQYLAYLTSLDLSSNLFSGSLPSEIGFLTNLTSLDLSNNNLSGIIPSEIGTLSDLTYLVLSKNNFSGVMTEKHFASLKRLKSIDLSSNNLKIVVDSDWLPPFRLDTALFSSCQMGPLFPAWLEQQLEITTLDISSAALMDKIPDWFWSTFSQATYLDMSDNQISGSLPAHLDDMAFEELYLSSNQFIGRIPPFPRNIVVLDISNNAFSGTLPSNLEARELQTLLMYSNQIGGSIPESICKLQRLGDLDLSSNLLEGEIPQCFETEYISYVLLSNNSLSGTFPAFIQNSTNLQFLDLAWNKFYGRIPTWIGELMRLQFVRLSHNAFSGTIPVEITNLSYLQYLDLSGNNISGAIPLHLSNLTGMTLKGFMPIASVNMGPAGLGSVTIISQFGEILSIITKGQELKYSGILAYFVSIDLSGNSLTGEIPTDITTLDALINLNLSSNHLSRYIPTKIGTLKSLESLDLSGNKLSGEIPSSLSSLTSLSYLNMSYNNLSGRIPSGRQLDTLNVENPALMYIGNNGLCGPPLQKNCSGNGTVMHGYIGSSKQEFEPMTFYFGLVLGLMAGLWSVFCALLFKKTWRIAYFKLFDELYDRICVCMVVKWASYTRNTVAE is encoded by the coding sequence ATGCATCGCACAGCCAGTCCCTTGCTCATGCTCCTCATCATAAGCATCGTCCCGTTCTCGACCAGTGGTGCACTACAGCCTCATGGCAAGGGTTGTATCGCCACCGAGAGGGCCGGCCTGCTCTCCTTCAAGAAGGGCGTCACAAACGACGTCGCCAACCTCCTCACGTCATGGCATGGCCAAGACTGCTGCCGGTGGAGAGGCATCACCTGCAGCAACCAAACCGGCCATGTCGTCGAGCTTCGCCTCCGCAATCTTAATACGCACAGGTATGAAGATGCATGTGCTGTCGCCGGTTTGTTTGGCGAGATAAGTCCCTCTTTGCATTCCTTGGAGCACCTAGAGCACATGGACCTGAGCATGAACTGCTTGCCAGGGCCAAATGGCAGCTTTCCTGAGTTCTTGGGCTCAATGGAGAACCTGAGATATCTCAACCTCTCCGGCATACCATTTGTGGGTAGAGTGCCTCCTCAACTGGGTAACTTGTCTAAGTTACAATATCTTGGCCTTGGCTCGGGTTGGGATGGCTCCGAGATGTACTCTACGGACATCACCTGGTTAACAAATCTGCATTTGCTACAACACCTTAGCATCAACGGAGTGAATCTCTCAGGGATAGATAACTGGCCTCATACACTGAATATGATTCCATCTCTAAGGGTTATCAGTCTTCCTGCCTGTTTACTTGATACTGCAAACCAATCGCTTCCGCACCTCAATCTTACAAAACTTGAGAAGCTTGATCTTTCTGAGAATAAATTTGAGCACTCAATTTCATCTGGTTGGTTTTGGAAAGCGACAAGCCTCAAGTACCTCAATCTTCAGGGCAACAGATTATACGGCCAATTTCCTGATGCACTAGGAAACATGACAGCCCTTCAAGTCCTTGATTTGTCGTTCAACTCGAAGATGAGGACGAGAAACCTGAAGAACCTTTGCAGTTTGGAAATCCTATACCTCAAAAATAATGACATAATTGGAGATATAGCAGTGATGATGGAGGGGTTGCCGCAATGCGCATGGAAGAAATTGCAGGAACTGGATTTCAGTGACAATGGATTCACCGGAACATTGCCAAATTTGATAGGTAAATTCACCAGCTTGACCATACTTCAGCTATCCCACAACAACCTCACTGGAAGTATACCACCAGGGATTCAGTATTTGGCGTATTTAACTTCCCTTGACCTCTCAAGCAATCTCTTCAGTGGAAGTCTACCCTCTGAAATTGGTTTCCTTACTAATCTGACTTCTCTGGACCTAAGCAACAACAACTTAAGTGGTATCATACCTTCTGAAATTGGTACCCTTAGTGATCTGACTTATTTGGTATTAAGCAAGAACAATTTCAGTGGTGTGATGACAGAAAAACACTTTGCTAGTCTAAAGAGGTTAAAGAGCATAGACCTGTCTTCCAATAATTTGAAGATCGTAGTGGATTCAGATTGGCTTCCTCCCTTCAGGCTGGATACTGCACTGTTTTCATCTTGCCAGATGGGTCCTCTGTTTCCAGCCTGGCTTGAGCAGCAGCTAGAAATCACTACTCTTGACATTTCAAGCGCAGCACTAATGGATAAGATTCCTGATTGGTTTTGGTCGACATTTTCACAAGCCACATATCTCGACATGTCTGACAACCAAATAAGTGGCAGCTTGCCGGCACATTTAGATGACATGGCGTTTGAAGAACTCTACCTTAGCTCAAACCAGTTTATAGGAAGAATACCACCCTTTCCAAGAAACATCGTCGTGTTAGACATCTCCAACAATGCCTTTTCTGGAACCCTACCATCAAATCTTGAAGCTAGAGAACTCCAAACGTTGCTCATGTATTCCAATCAAATTGGTGGCAGCATTCCAGAATCTATATGTAAATTACAACGGTTGGGAGATCTCGATTTATCAAGCAATCTATTGGAGGGTGAAATTCCTCAGTGCTTTGAGACTGAATACATATCGTACGTCCTATTAAGTAACAATAGTTTATCGGGTACATTCCCAGCATTTATTCAGAATAGCACCAATCTCCAGTTCCTTGATCTTGCATGGAATAAGTTCTACGGAAGGATACCGACATGGATAGGAGAACTGATGAGACTACAGTTTGTACGACTAAGCCACAACGCATTTTCTGGGACTATTCCAGTTGAAATAACAAACCTTAGTTATCTTCAGTATTTGGATCTATCAGGAAATAACATATCTGGTGCTATACCTTTGCATTTGTCAAACCTAACAGGTATGACCCTGAAGGGCTTCATGCCTATAGCTAGTGTCAACATGGGTCCAGCTGGCTTGGGTTCAGTAACTATCATCAGTCAATTTGGAGAAATCTTGTCAATAATCACAAAAGGACAGGAGCTTAAATATAGTGGTATCCTTGCATATTTCGTGAGCATTGATTTATCAGGCAACTCCTTGACCGGTGAAATTCCCACAGATATCACTACCCTTGATGCATTGATAAATTTGAACTTGTCATCAAACCACCTGAGCAGATACATTCCTACAAAGATTGGCACCTTGAAGTCATTAGAGTCTCTTGACCTTTCTGGAAATAAGCTTTCTGGTGAAATCCCATCGAGCTTGTCAAGTTTGACATCTCTCAGCTACTTGAACATGTCCTATAACAATTTGTCTGGAAGGATACCCTCAGGCCGCCAACTTGACACCCTCAATGTGGAAAACCCAGCACTTATGTACATCGGCAACAATGGACTTTGTGGGCCTCCTCTTCAGAAGAACTGTTCAGGAAACGGTACAGTCATGCATGGTTATATTGGAAGCAGCAAGCAAGAATTTGAGCCAATGACTTTCTATTTTGGTCTTGTGCTGGGACTAATGGCGGGGCTCTGGAGCGTGTTTTGTGCGCTGTTGTTCAAGAAGACATGGAGGATTGCTTATTTTAAATTGTTCGACGAGCTGTATGACAGAATCTGTGTATGCATGGTTGTGAAGTGGGCAAGCTACACAAGGAACACAGTGGCAGAATAA
- the LOC104583574 gene encoding uncharacterized protein LOC104583574 isoform X4, with protein MAMASRRARSPMSPCEIALNLKFRPGDNDHIGRAIDCKPNRDRKINCPGRDYTESEVQDIEIEYMDWYCERMGVYAAARDKIIAREDYDTPFPPFPLKVFPPATTACFVDECCCYHTVFTTPRILLPLHQLLDIVRHNVCCSSSLCVCQALSPHIPLVCMEYLPFGITWTGDGIMSSTVLDMLLSRWGTRFI; from the exons ATGGCAATGGCAAGCCGCCGCGCACGCTCACCG ATGAGTCCCTGTGAGATTGCCTTGAACCTCAAGTTCCGCCCAG GTGACAATGACCACATTGGCCGGGCGATTGACTGTAAGCCCAACCGCGACAGGAAGATAAACTGCCCAG GAAGGGACTACACCGAGAGCGAGGTACAGGACATAGAGATTGAATATATGGACTGGTACTGCGAGCGGATGGGAGTCTACGCGGCAGCCCGTGACAAGATTATTGCCCGGGAAGACTACGACACTCCTTTCCCTCCTTTTCCTCTCAAAGTGTTCCCTCCCGCAACAACTGCATGCTTCGTGGATGAATGCTGCTGCTACCACACAGTGTTTACAACACCCAGGATACTTCTACCA CTTCATCAACTCTTGGATATCGTACGCCACAACGTATGCTGCAGTTCTTCTCTCTGTGTTTGTCAAGCTCTGAGCCCTCATATCCCATTAGTGTGTATGGAATACTTGCCGTTCGGGATTACTTGGACAGGCGACGGAATTATGTCTTCAACTGTCCTAGATATGCTGCTGTCGAGATGGGGAACCAG ATTTATTTGA